The DNA segment ATTGATTTATTTAATGAAGAAAAAGTGGATTTTGTGATTGAAACCGGAGACTTTAAAGATCAGACCGAACCTCCCGTAGAAAGTGAAACCCTATCGTATCTTAAAACAGTAGAAGCAGAATTTATAAAATTTAATGGCCCAAGGTATCATGTATTAGGCAATCATGATTTAGACTCGCTTTCAAAAAAACAATTTACATCAAATGTGGACAACACCGGGATAAAAAGTGGAGCAACTTATTATTATTTTGACCAATCGGGATTTAGGTTTATAGTATTAGACGCTTGTTTTAAGTCGGATGGATCAGATTACGACCACGACAACTTTCACTGGACAGATACAAACATACCGCCCGAACAACTTGCTTGGTTAAAAAAAGTATTGGCACAAAGCGATAAGCCTACAATTATATTTGTGCATCAACTGTTGGACGGTGAGGGGGATTTATACGTGAACAATGCTGCCTATGTGCGTAAAGTATTAGAGGATTCTGGTACTGTTGCCGCCGTATTTCAAGGTCATAAACATGATGGTGGAGCCAGGGTTATAAATGGGATTTTGTATTATACCCTCAGAGCTTTGGTGGAAGGAAGCGGAAAGACCAACAACAGCTACGCCATCGTTAACCTCGATACAAACGGTGAAGTAGTGATAGAAGGTTACCGAAAAGCAAAAGATTATGACTATAAATTCCAGCAAAGACAGCTTGCCTGCCTATAAAATAGCGCAACATTGGGTATCGAATGACTCAGGTATACGTTGTATTTTGTGTCCTCATAATTGTTTTTTACATGAGGACGAAGTGGGTATATGTCGTGTCCGCGCCAATAAAAATGGCCAGCTTGTTGCATTAAGCTATGGCTATGCATGTGCCACCCATGTAGATCCGGTAGAAAAAAAACCTTTATATCATTTTTTACCCAACAGTACAACCTTCTCAGTTTCTACGGTGGGCTGCAACCTCCATTGTCTCAACTGTCAGAATCATACTATATCGCAGGCCAAATTTATAATGGGCGATTACCAATACGTTTCCCCTGAGCAAGTAGTTAAATTGGCTAGCTCGCAAAACTGCCAATCCATTGCCTATACCTATACCGATCCGGTGGTTTATTACGAGTATATGATGGATACTGCCGAAATAGCCAAAGCAAAAGGCTTAAAAAATATTTTTGTATCGGCAGGATATATCCATAAAAAGCCTTTGCGTCAGCTTTCTGCTTTTATCGATGCGGCCAACATCGACTTAAAGTGCTTTGATGATGATGTGTACCAACGCATGTCGGGAGCACGATTGAACCATGTGCTGGATTCCCTGCAAGTGTTGCTGGAAGAAAACATATGGTTAGAGATAACCAATTTACTTGTACCGGGTTATAGCGACGGATTAGACAGGATAGAAAAAATGTGCAGATGGCTAGTGGACAATGGCTTTGCACAGGTACCACTGCATTTCAGTAAGTTTTATCCAACGTACAAACTCCACAATTTGGAGCCAACATCCATGGTGGTTTTAAAAGAAGCTTACCAAATAGCGAAAAACATAGGCATAAAATATGTTTATTTAGGAAATGTGGCAGATAACCACTATACTCAAACTGTATGCTATAATTGTGGTGCGCTATTGGTGGAACGAATGGGCTATCAAACGATTATACAGGGCATGGATGACGGTAAATGTACGAAATGTGGGTTCAAAGCAAAAGGTATTTGGCAATAGTTAAATTATTTATTGTAACTATTTTTATCCATTCTCGTAAATTCTGCTTTAGAACTTTCATTTTAATTAAATTAAGGATTATGAAAAGATTGTTAATTGTTGGAATGCTGTCGGTGATATTCTTTGGCGCTTCCCAAACCGCTCAGGCTCAATTGTCAGACGAAGAGTACAACTATGTTACCATGGATCTAAGAGGCATTTTAAACCTTACCATGACTACCAACCCGCAGGTGGATTTTAGCTTTAAAACCATTCAGGAGTACCAGCAAGGCATTACTCGTTTTAACGCCACGCAATTAGAGGTGGATGCCACCCTTGCCTGGGATTTATTTGTTTATGCAAACACCAACACCTGGACTCAGGTAGAAGCTTACTCAACTAATGGTAACGCTGCTTTACCTGCCGAGGTACTAGAGTTGAGATCATCCATTGACAACAGCACTTATTCCGCCGAAGGGTTTACTGCTTTTACTTCGTTAAAAGGATTATTAAACTCAGGTGTAACAGGTGGAACACCTACGGCGACCACACAATTTTTGGCGGGTGCGGTAGGCACCACAGGCACCAATGATTCGTATGCACCAGGCACAGCCGCGGCCAATCCAACTACAAACAGTTTTAGGCTCGACATGAGAATGGTACCGGGTATTCCTGCCACTTTTCCTAACTCAACGGTTGCAATGACAGGTCCGGATTATGCCCAGGCAGGTTATTATTACCTCGAAGTAGTATATTCTTTGGTTGAAGACTTATAAAAAACAATTAGTTTTATATATTTGATGAAGAAAAGAAGGTGCTCACCTTCTTTTCTTTGTTTAGCCCAGGATATTTTGCTTTGAAAAATACTTTATGAAGAAAAGTTTACCCCTGCAACGCATACTTCTATTATTATTTTTAATACTGCTATATCCGGCTAAAAATACGGCCCAATCGCTAAGCTTTTCAGCTAAAGCTTCTCCCAATTTACTTTTCGATTTTAATACCGTTCAAAAATATCTGGTGGGCATCACACAAATGAATGTATGCGAGTTAAATATTGAAGCGGTGGGCACGCAATGGGATTTATATGTAGGTGCTACAACCGCTGTACCGGGTGAGTGGGATGTTACTACGTTTTACTCGTCCAATGGCACAGTTCCTACTACCGACATGGTGGAGTTACGCTTTAGGAATGTAGCCCAAACTGCCCAGATACCGGGTTTTTTTACCTTGCAGGATATTTTAAGCCCAACCTATATCATTGGTAGTGCTATCGCGCCCGATATAGCCATTAATTGCCCGGACGCAGGAACCAATACCCCGGGGAGTTTTATTACAAACCCGCAGTGTTATCGCTTTAATGTGGATATGAAAATAACACCCGGCTTAGGCAACAGGGCAGGGCTTTATACCTTAAGGATAGATTATGTATTAGTACAGGATTTATAGTAGTAAATCTTTTATGACTTATATTCCTAATGAAAAGTGCGAATAAATTATTGTTACTTATATTACTCTTCCTAATATTTGGGGGAGTAAACAGCATAGCTTATTCGCAAATGTCAGGAGGTATGTCCATGTCGTTTCTCAACGCGGACTCCGAATCAACAGTGAACGACTTTGCCACCAATGTGCTCCGCATAAAAAACGGCACAGAAAAGCAACAAAACGTATCCCTTTCCATTAATCCCCCGGCAGGCTGGCAGGTGCTGGGCAATGCCCAAAAGCAAATTAGTATAGGAGCCAAAGATTCCATTTTTGTACCAGTGCGCTTAAGGCCAAGTAGCCTAATGCAAGGCGATATGGCCTATATGGCCAATGCGTTTTTAAATGTAAACGGTTTTACAGTAGCCAATGCCGTTTGGAATATAGCTATAAAAAGGCAATCCAACTGGACGGCCAGCATATCTGCCACCAAGGTTTATTTTGTGCAACAATCTGACCTATCCGAATTTTCGCTTCAACTTAACAATAGCGGTAATTCGGAGGAAGTGCTGATGGTCAATGTGCAGGCTGAAACAGGCATCCTGTTAAAAAATGCAGAAGATGAATGGGTTCAAAATATCCAACAGCGCATTGAGTTGAAAGTACAGCAGGATTCTACCCTTACTTTTGATATTCTACAAAGCAGTGAGCCTGTAAAGCCCACGGATAGGTATACCGGGGATATAACAAATTATAGAATAAAGATTACGGTATCCAATGAACAACGGAGGCAGGGCTCAAAAGGAAGATGGACTGGCCACGTTAACTTTGTGCAACTACCCGATTCAAGAAAAGTCGAAGCCTCAGCTTTTGGTTCGTTTCCGCTTACCATTGAGTGGGATAGTTATAATATACTGGATGATAACACCTATGGGGCACTTGGCATGTATGGCACCAAGCGGCTAAGTGACCATCAAACATTCAACTATTATTATCAGGCCAGTTTTATCGATAATAAAATTAACTGGAACTCGTTGCTGGGCAATTATTTTTACCTGGGCTATTTTAGCCAACCATTTAATGTGGAGCTTGGCGATATAAGTGCCGGCAGAGGGGGAAGTAATTTAATTGGCGAAGGCGTTAAAGGTTCTTACAATTATAAAAATCACAGATTGGGAGCAATGTATATCGGCAATCCATCCGTGTTTGATAATCCCACGATAAAAGGCTTTGGGGGTTTTTATCAATACACAGGTGAAAAATTAAGGGGAGATGTTTACGCCGAATCCAGCGAAAATATAATCGCAAATATCGCATCTAATGCCACTTCTGCCGATGTAAGTTACAGGTTGAGCAATAAGCATAGGCTTAACTTTGGAACCGGTTACAGCACACAAAAATACGCCACTTTTAATGATACAGTACTCACAGGGTACAAGATGGAAGCCAGGTATAACGGCTATTTTAAAAAATTCCAGATAAACCTTAGTGGCCAGTATAACACCCCCTCTTATTTATTACGCCGAGGCGTATCGGCTGTTACGGGTTCGCTATCTTACCCCTTAAAAAAAGGGTTACGCCTCAGAGGAGCTTTTTCCGGATACAAAAGTCAGGCAGAATATTTACAAAGTGATGGCATTATGCAAGATTCTATTTTTAGCAGACGTAACAAATATTTCCTGCAACTCTTATTTTCCAATGACAAGCAAAGTTATGCCATACAACCGGAGTACAGTATATTCGAAACCAACCTTTTAAAAACAAATATGGCAGGGATAAATTTTGAATACCGAACCCGAGTGAACAGTAAAATGAGCTTTTTTTCTACGCTATTTGCAGGTCAAAGTGGGTTTCCGGACATTGCAGAGGCAGATCCTATTTTTGTGGCTAATTCCAGGTTGTCGGTGCGTTATAATAACCTAAATGCAAACATACGCTATTATTACGGCCCGTATTATTTAAGCGAGCAATCGCAGTACCTTGCTACACGCCAAAATCCACAGCGTTTATTTGCCATGATGTATTACGATTATTGGTTTGCCAACAATAAAATGCGTTTGGATCTCAACTTAAACTATAATTACACCACCGTAAAGGGAAGACAGCAGTTGGTATCGCGGCCCGAATTATTTTATTATACAAACAAGCAATTTGAGTTTAGTTTATATGCCAATTACCTGATGTATGCCAACGCCGAGTACGAGCGGACCCCAATAAGCTTCAACGGATCGCCTGTTGCAAGCAGTGGCGACATTGTGCCTGCCGATGTTTTTAGCCGAGTTGAATATGGCTTTGGTATAAAAATAAACGTGAATGTGCCTGCCGGGCTCCATAAAAACTACAGAGCTATGATGGTGGTATTCAGGGATCTCAATGGAAATGGAATAAAAGACCAGAATGAGCCGGCCTATGGCGATATGCTGATAAAAGTGACCAGGGTAGATGAATCTTTTTCGGAGAATGATTTAATGATGCAGCAGAACGAAATATATGAACTAATCACTAATTCGGATGGAGAGGCCATTTACAGGCATTTGCCCAAAGGTAACTATAAAATAGAATCTTCACCACTCACCACTACCGATGGTTGGTTTAGTGGCGATGTACGCTACGAAATGATCGATGGCAATAAAACGGTTTACATCCCGCTTTCGCGGGGAGCCAGATGCAGCGGAAGTATATTTGTAGAAAGAGCCGAATACAGCGATGAAAAACCCTTAATGCTAGGTGGCATTAGGGTAACTGCAGTAAACCAACTCTCGGGCGCTACCTATTCGGCCTTAACAGATAAATATGGAAATTACAGCTTGTACCTGCCCAATGGCGATTATGTGCTTACCATAAACGAAGGTGCCGTGGGTACACGCTTCCAATTTGCTAAAAACAATATTCCCCTATCGGTTAAAAGCAGGAGCCAAAACTATAATGTTAGCTTTAATTTGGGCGAAAGGAAAAGACAAATTAATTTTGGCCCAAAACAAAATTCAGATGCCATATTACAATCTACGCCCATAAAAGATAAAAGAAACGAAGAGAATTAATAGTCAATTAAAATAAAGCAGATATGAGAAATATTTTTTTGAGCCTTACCCTAATAATGTTTACAGCCATATGGGGTACCACACTAGCCCAGAGTGTGTCGGTATCGCCGTCGCGTTTGTATTTTAAGGAAGCACCCGGCTCCTTTCGCACACAAACAATCAGGGTAAGTAATAACGGGAATAAAGCAGAGAGTTTTCAGATTACCTTTAACAATTTTACATCGGAGGGAAATCAGGGCAAAACTCAAATTGTAGAGGAGGGCAACGAACGGGGCTGTTCGCATTGGTTGTCGGCCACACCTGCCTTTTTTGAGCTGGAGCCCGGCACATCGCAGGAGGTAAAAATAATGCTTCAGGTTCCCAACACACCCGAAGCCAATAATGTTAGATGGGCTATTGCAGCAGTTAAGCTGGCCAAAGAAAAAACCGGATCGGGTAGCGGCTCCGAACAGGAAACGGGAATGCAGATTGTACAAACATTTCAATTTTTGATACATATTTTTCAAACACCCCCAACGGCAAAGCACAAAGAGGCTAATGTACTGAGCTTTAATCGACTATCACAAGCGAGCGATTCGGTTCAGATGCTGGGTATGGAAGTAGCCAACGTAGGCGAAACCATATTAGATTGTGCGCCCTATCTCGATATAGTGAATATTTCTACCGGCGTGTCACAAAGAATTAAAGCAAGAGGTTTTTCAATATTGCCGGGTGGCCAACGCGAAATAAAACTCCATTTACCTAAAGATCTGCCCAAAGGAAAATACAGTATATTGGGGGTTATTGATTATGGCAGCGATTCTGATTTAGCCGGAGCAGAACTGGAACTGGAATTACTGTAATTATCCTAATTTTTAAAAAAATCTGAAAACCGTACATGGGGTATATGAGGAGGCGTTACCTACCTACAAAGGGTAATTCTAAACTCTGACCCCATGTTCACAATACTGCTCACCTCAATGCTTCCACCGTTCAGTTCTATCATTTCTTTTGATAAGGATAATCCCAAGCCTGTTCCTTTTTCCTGAGAAGTACCGCTTGTAGATAAAAACTCCTCCAAATTAAACAACACCTTTAGTTTTTCCGGCTTTATACCTATGCCATAATCTTTTACATATAAGGTCACCGTATCGGCGTTGGTGCCTGATATAATTCCACATTCCACCGTGCTGTCGCGATGTGAAAATTTAATACCATTATGAATCAGGTTTCGTATCACAAACTTAAACATCTCTACATCAGTAGTAACCAAGGTGTTTTCGTTAACTTTATTAATTAGCCGGATATTTTTGCCTTGCGCAATGGCACCCAGCGATTCAATACATTCCTTAACAATAACGTTGAGGTCGAAGGTTGCCTGCCTGGCTTGCAATTGACCTAATTGCGATTTTGCCCAGGTAAGTAAATCTTCCAGCAGCTTATAGGTTTGCTCACTCGCTTCCAATATACGTTTGGTAAATTCCCTCACCTCGTCTTTACTAAATTCATCTATCCTTTTATTTAGCATAGTAGAAAAACCCAATATGGCATTAAAGGGGTTTCTAATATCGTGGGCGATAACACTAAACAACTTGTCTTTAGTGTTGTTCAGCTTTTTAAGCTTTTGTTCACTTTCCTTTAGCTCGACCTGCATTTTATATTTCTCCGTAATATCTATCATCAGGCCTACTGTCTCCGTATATTTACCATTAACCATAGTTATTGGGGATGCAAATATATCGGCCCAAAACTCTTTTCCCTTTTTTGTTATAAATTTCCGTTGAATGTTAAAGTGCTTTATTTTTCCACTAAAAAGCCTTTTAAAGTTGTCCTGTACTACTTCCTGGTCTTCATTCAAAATGTGATCAAAATAATTACAGTTACCGGGTGCGACATCCAAATCGTACTCAAACATTTCTTTAAGCCTGTGATTCAACATGGTCATGTTACCTTGCTTGTTCATTACTCCGATGCCCATGATGGCATTGTCGAAAATAGCGTCAAGTCTACTCTTTTGTTCCTCTAATAATTTCTCTGCTTTTTTTAGTTGGGTAAAATCCATCCCTACCGATTGAAATTCAGCTATGTTTCCTTCTGCATCTATCAGCGCACGATCAATCCATTTCTTCCACCTAACGGTTCCATCCGGGAGTTGGATATTCTGCTCATATTCAATTATTGGGTTGTGGATAGATAAGCCATTCAGGCCTGCCTTAAGCTGTTCCTTCTGAACCTTGCTGAGCAGATTGAAAATGTTGCTGCCTATTAATTGTTCAGGTGCCTTGTTAAAAAAATCGGCATAATTACGATTTATATAACTAATAATACCCTGTTTATTATAGCGTCTGATTAAAGCAGGAGAGTCTTCAACCAGGCTCGAGTAGCGTTGTTCGCTTTCTTCAAGCGCCGAAATAGTGTTTTTGTAAGGCGTAACATCGTACACATACATACAGAAACGCTCATTTTCCAATGGGAAAGTGCGCATATTTAAATGCTTATTTATACTGTCAAAATAAATTTCGAAGTTTTGCTTTTCTGTGAGCATCCACCTGCCGCGTACCGCCAAATCCGGAAAATCTGGTAAAAATTGTTTTAAGCTCAATCCCATCAATCCTAAGCTGTTAAAAACATTGGCTGCAATGGGGTTTGCTTTGATAACCTTAAAATCAATAATTACCTCATCAGTAAATTCGGGTTCGAATAAAATTACACCAACAGGTGCATTGTCGAACAGTTCGTCCAGTAAAAATTTTTCCTTTCGAAACTGCTCTTCCAGTTCTTTTTTGTAGGTAACATCTTCCTTGATAGCAATAAAGGCTGCAATTTTTCCATCTATTTTTACAGGAGATATTTTTGCCTCCTCCCATATCAAACGTCCCGATTTAGTTTTGTTCAGGAAAACGCCTTCCCACGTTTCGCCGCTATGTATCGTTTTCCACAACTCTTTATAAAAGTGCTTGCCATGGAAATCTGATTTTAAAAGCCGCGTACTGCGTCCTATAACCTCTTCGGGTGTATAGCCATATTTCTCCTGAAAAGCATTGTTCACATATCGGATATTACCGTTTATATCGGTAACAACCACAATAGTTTGTAGTTCATTTATAGCTAATTGTAATTCCTCCAGATGAATCATACCTATCGTTGTGTGTGGCATCAGACGTTTATATACAATAACGTGAAAAAAAATTTTTTGTCCAATTTGTTATGATTGCCAGACTTAAAAAAATTTAAAAATATGCCTCAAGCCCAATTTTTAATTGGCTGGTTTCGGTGCTGTATTCAAAAAACAAACACATAATTATTTATCTTGCATAAAAAAAATGGCGAAAGACAAACAGGCACATATTGGCATCTTTGGAAGGCGAAACTATGGCAAGAGTACACTGATAAATAAATTGGCAGATCAGGAAATTGCTATTGTATCGAAAATACCCGGAACTACTACCGACCCGGTTAAAAAGTCGTTTGAGATTACAGGTTTTGGACCGGTGGTACTAGTGGACACCGCGGGTTTTGATGATGAAGGCGAACTGGGTAAAAAACGAACCGAAAAAACGCGCAAGACCATAAGGCAAATCGATTTAGCTATATTGTTGATTAGCAATAATAGACTCGACCAGCCTGAACTTCAAATTATCGAAAAGTTTAAGCAAAATGATGTACCTTTTATAGTGGTTTACAGCAAGAGTGATTTATTTGCCCCTATGGCGAGTATAAAAGCGAAAGCTATCTCATTAGGTTGTGCCGACTTTTTGGTTTTTAATAAGGATAT comes from the Saccharicrinis carchari genome and includes:
- a CDS encoding carboxypeptidase-like regulatory domain-containing protein translates to MSMSFLNADSESTVNDFATNVLRIKNGTEKQQNVSLSINPPAGWQVLGNAQKQISIGAKDSIFVPVRLRPSSLMQGDMAYMANAFLNVNGFTVANAVWNIAIKRQSNWTASISATKVYFVQQSDLSEFSLQLNNSGNSEEVLMVNVQAETGILLKNAEDEWVQNIQQRIELKVQQDSTLTFDILQSSEPVKPTDRYTGDITNYRIKITVSNEQRRQGSKGRWTGHVNFVQLPDSRKVEASAFGSFPLTIEWDSYNILDDNTYGALGMYGTKRLSDHQTFNYYYQASFIDNKINWNSLLGNYFYLGYFSQPFNVELGDISAGRGGSNLIGEGVKGSYNYKNHRLGAMYIGNPSVFDNPTIKGFGGFYQYTGEKLRGDVYAESSENIIANIASNATSADVSYRLSNKHRLNFGTGYSTQKYATFNDTVLTGYKMEARYNGYFKKFQINLSGQYNTPSYLLRRGVSAVTGSLSYPLKKGLRLRGAFSGYKSQAEYLQSDGIMQDSIFSRRNKYFLQLLFSNDKQSYAIQPEYSIFETNLLKTNMAGINFEYRTRVNSKMSFFSTLFAGQSGFPDIAEADPIFVANSRLSVRYNNLNANIRYYYGPYYLSEQSQYLATRQNPQRLFAMMYYDYWFANNKMRLDLNLNYNYTTVKGRQQLVSRPELFYYTNKQFEFSLYANYLMYANAEYERTPISFNGSPVASSGDIVPADVFSRVEYGFGIKINVNVPAGLHKNYRAMMVVFRDLNGNGIKDQNEPAYGDMLIKVTRVDESFSENDLMMQQNEIYELITNSDGEAIYRHLPKGNYKIESSPLTTTDGWFSGDVRYEMIDGNKTVYIPLSRGARCSGSIFVERAEYSDEKPLMLGGIRVTAVNQLSGATYSALTDKYGNYSLYLPNGDYVLTINEGAVGTRFQFAKNNIPLSVKSRSQNYNVSFNLGERKRQINFGPKQNSDAILQSTPIKDKRNEEN
- the amrS gene encoding AmmeMemoRadiSam system radical SAM enzyme, translated to MTINSSKDSLPAYKIAQHWVSNDSGIRCILCPHNCFLHEDEVGICRVRANKNGQLVALSYGYACATHVDPVEKKPLYHFLPNSTTFSVSTVGCNLHCLNCQNHTISQAKFIMGDYQYVSPEQVVKLASSQNCQSIAYTYTDPVVYYEYMMDTAEIAKAKGLKNIFVSAGYIHKKPLRQLSAFIDAANIDLKCFDDDVYQRMSGARLNHVLDSLQVLLEENIWLEITNLLVPGYSDGLDRIEKMCRWLVDNGFAQVPLHFSKFYPTYKLHNLEPTSMVVLKEAYQIAKNIGIKYVYLGNVADNHYTQTVCYNCGALLVERMGYQTIIQGMDDGKCTKCGFKAKGIWQ
- a CDS encoding fimbrial biogenesis chaperone: MRNIFLSLTLIMFTAIWGTTLAQSVSVSPSRLYFKEAPGSFRTQTIRVSNNGNKAESFQITFNNFTSEGNQGKTQIVEEGNERGCSHWLSATPAFFELEPGTSQEVKIMLQVPNTPEANNVRWAIAAVKLAKEKTGSGSGSEQETGMQIVQTFQFLIHIFQTPPTAKHKEANVLSFNRLSQASDSVQMLGMEVANVGETILDCAPYLDIVNISTGVSQRIKARGFSILPGGQREIKLHLPKDLPKGKYSILGVIDYGSDSDLAGAELELELL
- a CDS encoding metallophosphoesterase, which codes for MGVKINRRGFIKNGALIIAGVSFLPMWARTSRKLTFGWVTDIHYAQAPVKWGRYFTESVNKLKEAIDLFNEEKVDFVIETGDFKDQTEPPVESETLSYLKTVEAEFIKFNGPRYHVLGNHDLDSLSKKQFTSNVDNTGIKSGATYYYFDQSGFRFIVLDACFKSDGSDYDHDNFHWTDTNIPPEQLAWLKKVLAQSDKPTIIFVHQLLDGEGDLYVNNAAYVRKVLEDSGTVAAVFQGHKHDGGARVINGILYYTLRALVEGSGKTNNSYAIVNLDTNGEVVIEGYRKAKDYDYKFQQRQLACL
- a CDS encoding PAS domain-containing sensor histidine kinase — translated: MPHTTIGMIHLEELQLAINELQTIVVVTDINGNIRYVNNAFQEKYGYTPEEVIGRSTRLLKSDFHGKHFYKELWKTIHSGETWEGVFLNKTKSGRLIWEEAKISPVKIDGKIAAFIAIKEDVTYKKELEEQFRKEKFLLDELFDNAPVGVILFEPEFTDEVIIDFKVIKANPIAANVFNSLGLMGLSLKQFLPDFPDLAVRGRWMLTEKQNFEIYFDSINKHLNMRTFPLENERFCMYVYDVTPYKNTISALEESEQRYSSLVEDSPALIRRYNKQGIISYINRNYADFFNKAPEQLIGSNIFNLLSKVQKEQLKAGLNGLSIHNPIIEYEQNIQLPDGTVRWKKWIDRALIDAEGNIAEFQSVGMDFTQLKKAEKLLEEQKSRLDAIFDNAIMGIGVMNKQGNMTMLNHRLKEMFEYDLDVAPGNCNYFDHILNEDQEVVQDNFKRLFSGKIKHFNIQRKFITKKGKEFWADIFASPITMVNGKYTETVGLMIDITEKYKMQVELKESEQKLKKLNNTKDKLFSVIAHDIRNPFNAILGFSTMLNKRIDEFSKDEVREFTKRILEASEQTYKLLEDLLTWAKSQLGQLQARQATFDLNVIVKECIESLGAIAQGKNIRLINKVNENTLVTTDVEMFKFVIRNLIHNGIKFSHRDSTVECGIISGTNADTVTLYVKDYGIGIKPEKLKVLFNLEEFLSTSGTSQEKGTGLGLSLSKEMIELNGGSIEVSSIVNMGSEFRITLCR